One Telluria mixta DNA window includes the following coding sequences:
- a CDS encoding DUF3883 domain-containing protein, which yields MHTERLFAQVYESGQFLATPSAFGPAVSLADPAVLERLFLWLGVNRFVRYVPVKSDARLQEYAAHVFSVVGEPASYRDASIGCLAIDDSALAAMLDGTMKTEELVEWLIRDPDARKRLESDNPDIFDYSKVNENRGTHYHRLAYKPSYLQFQLRRAALFDGFLLDEDVPAADLVNPFTFDFAAPGLRESGAGRREIETVMSRLGAKDRFDQLPLAAVAGILRRLPESDPEGTRTQRIYRLALTHFDRHTQALPPDVPLFAYMGREGKYHPQNKVYYSDNIRLPRKIVNRYPVFDFPRRGGGDKVAAFFGVNSLNEISIRVHERIPAPELTDALAAMLKDKLPFVLAYRIHGLQSNRKAEAARLARLDIVLCSDITCEVGGESFPLAVNDYVKEGATFLIKVALSHTLADLTRDPLFCDTFADIIASVFAVNEHRAEIRGVFKDPLFEVEHLARNELGEETVREARQLLGMADPATAFWTTLWTTIHGAAPENFQPGHIDILLDQLRQAGIDLAGLDFERISAHENLPRIAAILKALDVRVDAFNRSAFYKLDFEDQHRKQLRDRLYQLFGAFKHALWQRLAGNDWPARGRFLGLVATYEHTAWIDDVAARQRENPELDCAVTIDERIQSDFDDLVLVPAQDHETLFRQQSQAFSPDELASLSREARSFLYFEGGLERVQAQRAQESSAAPSQQGDTPAARKLPARSANPVAVHDTFNPRARPGGSHKHSSVQDMKNRASGEDAEKVVIASLAAVYGDKNVVHVAQRHDGAGYDIRYSPDQGATWRYVEVKRYTQNCIHLSINEYNFAAEHRDNYELFLVTAEDEIHCVRDIDFEDKDRFCAVPSEFIVSFRLAVDDTDAGRAMTEWEDATAAEEAVPAL from the coding sequence GTGCACACCGAGCGGCTCTTCGCGCAGGTCTATGAATCCGGCCAGTTTCTGGCGACGCCATCCGCTTTTGGCCCCGCCGTGTCGCTTGCCGATCCTGCGGTGCTGGAACGCCTGTTCCTGTGGCTCGGCGTTAACCGTTTTGTCCGGTACGTACCGGTCAAGTCGGATGCGCGTCTCCAAGAGTATGCCGCTCATGTTTTCAGCGTGGTGGGGGAGCCTGCTTCGTATCGCGACGCGAGCATCGGATGTCTGGCGATCGACGATTCGGCCCTTGCCGCAATGCTCGACGGGACGATGAAGACGGAAGAGCTGGTGGAATGGCTCATCCGCGATCCTGATGCTCGGAAACGTCTGGAGTCGGACAATCCCGACATCTTCGACTATTCGAAAGTAAACGAAAACAGGGGCACGCATTATCACCGGCTGGCGTACAAGCCGTCGTATCTACAGTTTCAACTGCGCAGGGCAGCGTTGTTCGATGGATTCCTGTTGGACGAAGACGTACCGGCGGCAGATCTCGTCAACCCGTTCACGTTCGATTTTGCCGCTCCAGGGTTGAGGGAAAGCGGCGCGGGGCGCCGCGAAATCGAGACCGTGATGTCGCGGCTCGGCGCGAAAGACCGGTTCGACCAACTGCCGCTGGCAGCCGTGGCAGGAATATTGCGCAGGCTGCCGGAGTCCGATCCCGAAGGCACGCGAACTCAGCGGATCTACCGTCTGGCACTGACGCACTTCGACCGCCACACGCAAGCCCTTCCGCCGGACGTGCCACTGTTCGCTTACATGGGACGCGAGGGCAAATATCATCCACAAAACAAGGTCTACTACAGCGACAACATCCGTCTGCCCCGCAAGATCGTAAACCGGTATCCCGTCTTCGATTTCCCGCGGCGGGGAGGCGGAGACAAGGTGGCGGCGTTTTTCGGTGTCAACAGCCTCAACGAGATTTCAATTCGCGTGCACGAGCGCATACCTGCGCCCGAACTCACCGACGCATTGGCGGCGATGCTCAAGGACAAGCTGCCCTTCGTGTTGGCCTACCGTATTCACGGCTTGCAAAGCAATAGGAAAGCCGAGGCGGCACGTCTGGCGAGACTCGACATCGTGCTGTGCTCGGACATTACGTGCGAGGTAGGTGGGGAATCCTTTCCACTCGCCGTCAACGATTACGTGAAAGAGGGCGCAACATTCCTCATCAAGGTGGCCCTTTCGCATACGCTAGCTGACCTCACGCGCGACCCATTGTTTTGCGATACCTTCGCAGACATTATCGCCTCGGTCTTCGCCGTCAACGAGCATCGCGCCGAGATCCGGGGCGTGTTCAAGGATCCCTTATTCGAGGTTGAGCATCTGGCTCGTAACGAGCTCGGCGAAGAAACCGTGCGCGAAGCCCGCCAGCTCCTCGGCATGGCAGACCCGGCGACGGCTTTCTGGACAACGCTTTGGACAACGATACATGGCGCCGCGCCTGAAAACTTTCAGCCCGGCCATATCGACATCCTGCTCGACCAACTTCGCCAAGCCGGCATCGATCTCGCAGGTCTCGACTTTGAACGGATTTCGGCACACGAGAACCTGCCCCGGATCGCTGCAATTCTCAAGGCCCTGGACGTTCGGGTGGACGCGTTCAACCGGTCGGCTTTCTACAAGCTGGACTTTGAAGACCAGCATCGGAAACAGCTCAGGGACAGGCTCTACCAGCTTTTCGGCGCTTTCAAGCACGCTTTGTGGCAAAGGCTCGCCGGCAACGACTGGCCCGCACGCGGCCGCTTCCTGGGCCTTGTGGCCACCTATGAACATACCGCGTGGATTGACGATGTCGCCGCACGACAGCGCGAGAATCCGGAGCTCGATTGCGCTGTGACGATCGATGAACGCATCCAATCGGATTTCGACGATCTGGTGCTCGTGCCCGCGCAAGACCATGAAACGCTCTTCAGACAGCAAAGCCAGGCATTTTCGCCCGACGAACTGGCGTCGCTCTCGAGAGAGGCAAGGAGCTTTCTGTATTTTGAAGGCGGACTTGAGCGAGTACAGGCGCAGCGTGCTCAGGAGAGCTCCGCGGCACCATCGCAACAGGGCGACACACCCGCGGCTAGGAAACTGCCGGCCCGGAGTGCAAACCCGGTTGCTGTCCACGACACGTTCAACCCGAGGGCAAGGCCGGGCGGTTCGCACAAGCACAGTTCGGTCCAGGACATGAAGAATCGGGCCAGCGGCGAGGACGCTGAAAAGGTCGTCATCGCTAGCCTGGCCGCCGTCTACGGCGACAAGAATGTCGTGCATGTGGCGCAGCGGCATGACGGGGCGGGCTACGACATCCGCTATTCGCCCGACCAGGGCGCGACCTGGCGGTACGTCGAGGTAAAACGGTACACGCAGAACTGCATTCATCTCAGCATCAACGAATACAACTTCGCTGCCGAGCATCGCGATAACTACGAGCTGTTCCTTGTCACCGCGGAAGATGAGATCCACTGTGTGCGCGACATCGACTTCGAGGATAAAGACCGGTTTTGCGCCGTGCCGAGCGAGTTCATCGTGTCTTTCAGGCTCGCAGTAGACGATACCGACGCCGGTCGCGCGATGACCGAATGGGAGGACGCGACGGCAGCCGAAGAAGCGGTGCCGGCCCTTTAG
- a CDS encoding sacsin N-terminal ATP-binding-like domain-containing protein, with translation MKDKLAKLVEIQLRNYREQESRMVSDYNRERQLVGEYNGRQILEMLQNADDEGSDAVRIRLDEENGVLTIANQGHPFTVDGFESLMLANLSTKTKLKYIGNKGLGFRSIVNWAHRVTIDSGTVSVTFSESIARRTFENLFDDTERARILQRRNMSEQAVPVAFLAVPEFTDRTRSGWATEISIHYRSEFLDGIKEQLTNVEAKCLLFLNHIHDIIIVRASGETRLQKKQAGNTVSIDGETWTMKSDEGPLPAQYQSADMAEQERYSLKLALSPSLRKGAETLYTFFPTKVNIDLPMVIHGTFDLDSSRNQLIDSLRNRFLLAKLVDLIVDTAQSLREQGSDPWIQVRALRYRDSNPVLKELGFYQHIEQSVRQLEIFPCVDGRYRRASEVYYLGDVFSQIVLLAGCGAAFPGLGYPGEENLLHTNKYRRVANVAGFTEAVNRLSTCLLDHDLQHRVTLISILSSEKELVGSYSLLVNDRNELINAATDAYTPLTAGVDSFIIPSFVNIDFMSAALFEQLVARLGADLGEKARDIQRRLKSVTTIHSYEPAQVIRSIIRGATAAQGRQDANAQQIIGEMVSALLANFSALGEPAALPPTSASGF, from the coding sequence ATGAAAGACAAACTGGCCAAGCTGGTCGAAATCCAGCTGAGGAATTACCGTGAGCAGGAATCGCGCATGGTGAGCGACTATAATCGGGAACGGCAGCTTGTCGGAGAATACAACGGACGGCAAATCCTTGAAATGCTCCAGAACGCCGACGATGAGGGCTCGGATGCGGTACGGATCAGGCTCGACGAGGAAAATGGCGTACTAACAATCGCCAATCAGGGACACCCGTTCACGGTAGATGGTTTCGAGTCCCTGATGCTTGCGAACTTGAGTACAAAGACAAAACTTAAATACATCGGCAACAAGGGGCTGGGCTTTCGCTCGATCGTAAACTGGGCTCACCGGGTCACCATCGACAGTGGAACCGTCAGCGTCACCTTTTCGGAATCCATCGCCCGTCGGACATTCGAAAATCTGTTCGACGACACCGAACGCGCCCGTATCCTGCAGCGCAGGAACATGAGTGAGCAAGCGGTACCTGTGGCTTTCCTCGCAGTCCCCGAGTTCACCGACCGTACACGCAGCGGCTGGGCGACCGAGATTTCGATTCATTACCGGTCGGAGTTCCTGGACGGGATCAAGGAACAGCTGACGAATGTGGAAGCGAAGTGCCTGCTGTTCCTCAATCATATCCACGACATTATCATCGTGCGCGCGAGCGGGGAAACGCGTCTGCAGAAGAAGCAGGCTGGCAATACAGTGAGTATTGACGGGGAAACGTGGACGATGAAGTCGGATGAAGGTCCGCTTCCCGCGCAGTATCAAAGCGCCGACATGGCCGAGCAGGAGCGCTACAGCCTGAAACTGGCCTTGTCGCCCAGTCTGAGGAAGGGGGCCGAGACGCTGTACACGTTCTTCCCGACGAAGGTGAACATTGACCTGCCGATGGTCATCCATGGCACGTTTGACCTCGACAGTTCACGCAACCAGCTGATCGATTCACTGCGCAACCGGTTCCTTCTTGCGAAGCTGGTCGATCTGATCGTCGACACGGCCCAATCGCTGCGCGAGCAAGGAAGCGATCCGTGGATACAGGTGCGCGCATTGCGCTACCGTGACAGCAATCCGGTACTGAAGGAACTGGGTTTCTACCAGCATATCGAGCAGAGCGTACGCCAGCTCGAGATTTTCCCGTGTGTCGATGGGCGCTATCGGCGGGCTTCCGAAGTGTATTACCTGGGTGATGTGTTCTCCCAGATTGTACTTCTGGCTGGATGCGGCGCGGCGTTTCCGGGACTTGGTTACCCTGGAGAAGAGAACCTCCTTCATACAAACAAGTATCGGCGGGTTGCCAACGTTGCGGGATTCACCGAGGCCGTGAATCGGCTCAGCACATGCCTTCTGGACCATGATCTGCAACACCGCGTCACGTTGATCAGCATTCTCTCCAGTGAGAAAGAGCTCGTGGGCAGTTACTCACTTCTGGTCAACGATCGTAACGAGCTGATCAATGCCGCCACCGATGCCTACACGCCGCTGACCGCAGGCGTGGACTCGTTCATCATCCCCAGCTTCGTGAACATCGATTTCATGAGTGCTGCCCTGTTCGAGCAATTGGTCGCTCGGCTCGGTGCCGACTTGGGTGAAAAAGCACGCGATATTCAACGCCGGCTCAAGTCGGTCACCACCATCCACAGCTATGAGCCGGCGCAGGTTATTCGCTCGATCATCAGGGGCGCCACCGCCGCACAGGGACGGCAGGATGCCAATGCACAGCAAATCATCGGCGAAATGGTCTCGGCGTTGCTCGCGAACTTCTCCGCGCTTGGCGAGCCGGCCGCGCTGCCCCCGACGTCAGCGTCAGGCTTCTGA
- a CDS encoding LysR substrate-binding domain-containing protein, with protein MGICPDWLVRDLLDGGELVRVLEGWAARPQDLTLLYPSRQFQPLRTRLFIDFAVGQFSGIAGFAGGPG; from the coding sequence ATCGGCATATGTCCGGACTGGCTGGTACGGGATCTGCTGGACGGCGGGGAACTGGTGCGGGTGCTGGAGGGGTGGGCCGCGCGGCCGCAGGATTTAACCCTGCTGTATCCGTCGCGGCAGTTTCAGCCGCTGCGGACGCGGCTGTTCATCGACTTCGCGGTCGGGCAGTTCAGTGGGATTGCTGGCTTTGCAGGCGGGCCAGGATGA
- a CDS encoding LysR family transcriptional regulator → MDTLHAMRVFVRTLELGSLSAAAREFGTTQPTVSKWLAQLERQLRVRLVERSTRGLSPTEQGQRFYADAKRIVEQFDTAVGDVQGMTGQAAGLLRINAPVALGQFRINAMVQRFMADHPAIDVELILNDRFVDLVEEGVDVAFRLGGTLPPDAIGRHLATVPRFLVAAPAYLARRGVPAVPDDLSTHDVVRFAWTPGNTVELFRGDEQARVPTSSRFRVNNALAIREAWCWAAGSAYVRTGWYGICWTAGNWCGCWRGGPRGRRI, encoded by the coding sequence ATGGATACGCTCCACGCGATGCGCGTCTTCGTGCGCACCCTCGAACTGGGCAGCCTGTCGGCGGCGGCGCGCGAATTCGGCACGACGCAGCCCACCGTCAGCAAATGGCTGGCCCAGCTGGAGCGGCAGTTGCGCGTGCGCCTGGTCGAACGCAGCACGCGCGGCCTGTCGCCCACGGAGCAGGGCCAGCGCTTTTACGCCGACGCCAAACGCATCGTCGAGCAATTCGACACGGCCGTGGGCGACGTGCAGGGCATGACGGGGCAGGCGGCGGGACTCTTGCGCATCAATGCGCCGGTCGCGCTGGGCCAGTTCCGCATCAATGCGATGGTCCAGCGGTTCATGGCGGACCACCCCGCCATCGACGTCGAACTGATCCTCAACGACCGCTTCGTCGACCTCGTCGAGGAAGGCGTCGACGTCGCGTTCCGGCTGGGCGGGACCTTGCCGCCGGATGCCATCGGCCGGCACCTGGCGACCGTGCCCCGTTTCCTGGTGGCGGCCCCGGCGTATCTCGCGCGGCGGGGCGTGCCGGCCGTGCCGGACGACTTGTCGACGCACGATGTCGTCCGCTTCGCCTGGACGCCGGGCAATACGGTGGAATTGTTCCGTGGCGACGAGCAGGCGCGCGTGCCGACGTCGAGCCGCTTCCGCGTGAACAATGCGCTGGCGATACGGGAGGCCTGGTGCTGGGCAGCGGGATCGGCATATGTCCGGACTGGCTGGTACGGGATCTGCTGGACGGCGGGGAACTGGTGCGGGTGCTGGAGGGGTGGGCCGCGCGGCCGCAGGATTTAA
- a CDS encoding SGNH/GDSL hydrolase family protein, which yields MPKSIAALTLSLLLSAHALAQENWTTSWYAAPQPAWDATFALPMNVPTALDNATVRETVRLSAGGQRIRLVFSNRYGHAPVTLGAVRVGPADDPRATRALTFSGQPGAAILPGATVTSDPVALPVRPLSRLAVTTSLPAPTTIASFHWGAQQTMHIDSAKVGGRLFLSAVLVESAKPARTVVALGDSITDGNGSTPDADRRWPDILAERLAPHGIAVANAGISGGRLARDGMGVSALARLEQDVLSQPGVSDVIVLLGINDIGWPGSPFAPGERPATLEELTAAYRDLVAASHVRGVRVTAGTLPPFEGALAGTPYAGHYSPDKECLRRQLNDWIRTAGAFDAVVDFDAVLHDPARPGRMRADFDSGDHLHPGDAGYRAMAGAIDIARLLARD from the coding sequence ATGCCCAAATCGATCGCAGCACTCACCCTCTCCCTGCTTCTCTCCGCACACGCGCTGGCGCAGGAAAACTGGACCACCTCCTGGTACGCGGCCCCGCAACCCGCCTGGGACGCCACGTTCGCCTTGCCGATGAACGTACCCACCGCACTCGACAACGCGACCGTGCGCGAAACCGTCCGCCTGAGCGCGGGCGGCCAGCGCATCCGGCTCGTGTTCTCGAACCGCTACGGCCACGCACCGGTGACGCTCGGCGCCGTGCGCGTCGGCCCGGCCGACGATCCGCGTGCCACCCGGGCGCTGACGTTTTCCGGACAGCCTGGTGCCGCCATCCTGCCGGGCGCCACGGTGACGAGCGATCCCGTCGCTCTCCCCGTCCGGCCGCTGTCCCGGCTGGCCGTGACGACGTCGCTGCCCGCGCCGACGACGATCGCGTCGTTCCACTGGGGCGCGCAGCAGACCATGCACATCGACAGCGCCAAAGTCGGCGGCCGCCTGTTCCTGAGCGCCGTCCTGGTCGAGTCCGCGAAACCGGCCCGCACCGTCGTCGCGCTCGGCGATTCGATCACGGACGGCAACGGCTCGACACCCGATGCGGACCGCCGCTGGCCCGACATCCTTGCCGAAAGGCTGGCGCCGCACGGCATCGCCGTCGCCAATGCCGGCATCTCGGGCGGACGGCTGGCGCGCGACGGCATGGGCGTGAGCGCCCTCGCCCGCCTCGAGCAGGACGTGTTGAGCCAGCCCGGCGTGTCCGACGTCATCGTGCTGCTCGGCATTAACGACATCGGCTGGCCCGGCAGTCCGTTCGCGCCGGGCGAGCGCCCCGCCACGCTGGAGGAACTCACGGCCGCGTACCGGGACCTGGTCGCGGCAAGCCACGTCCGGGGCGTGCGCGTGACGGCGGGGACCTTGCCGCCGTTCGAAGGCGCCCTCGCCGGCACGCCGTACGCCGGCCACTACAGTCCCGACAAGGAATGCCTGCGCCGGCAACTGAATGACTGGATCCGCACGGCCGGCGCGTTCGATGCCGTCGTCGACTTCGACGCCGTCCTGCACGACCCCGCCCGGCCGGGTCGCATGCGGGCCGATTTCGATTCGGGCGATCACCTGCATCCGGGCGATGCGGGCTATCGTGCCATGGCCGGGGCGATCGACATCGCGCGGCTGCTAGCCCGCGACTAG
- a CDS encoding putative bifunctional diguanylate cyclase/phosphodiesterase, which yields MNIQHIHVNASAAGPWRRALAAAAQFDAGDEAAGLGRWWLDRAGGRIALSAIAARFFGTERQPTPDVCLAQIETEDRHAVRVMLDHVEAGGNDAECEFRVRTDGYGLRWLRLRQLAAAEDGTVAGGILVDVTAAKQAAVRERFNFALTQYLVGTDSIDDAVAGILQLVCEELGWEWGAFWAFEDHAGAPAGLRCRYAWHSPRQALAPFRRASSLLAMAPGEGLVGTVWASGEARWIEGASGTADLLRADAARACGLQSAYFFPVTFVGSDASLMRPGVLEFFSVQQRQPDAQLPGLAKSISAMIAQAIERMTQQERIRVRAQTDEMTGLANRAHFYDHLDRLCRDAPAGRTFGVLFVDLDQFKPINDAFGHEAGNVVLTMFAERLRALVPPGWRIGRLGGDEFALLSAPGATADELEHVADAVLDAARRRFVYGEHRLAVSASIGISTYPEHGVCTRELLHAADAAMYASKRKGRNLASRFDGDGAPADAGHRISLLTDLHSAIRRGEFFLEYQPICTSGDMEIEAVEALIRWRRPNGEIVPPNVFIPLAEESRLIVDIGRWVVRQACQDLARLHAAGLERVRMHVNMAAPEFIDDGLPDRLAALAAATGVDPRSICLELTEGVVMQHADKSIAIMRELRRRGFGIGLDDFGMGYSSLSLLKNLPIGSLKIDRLFMAGVPYDRNDCAIVRSILDLGRHMKLTVVAEGVETDAQLGYLRQFGCPLVQGWLPGRPVPLERLLALAPFQPQRGPYEHA from the coding sequence ATGAACATCCAGCACATCCATGTCAATGCCTCCGCGGCCGGCCCGTGGCGTCGCGCACTGGCGGCAGCGGCGCAATTCGACGCCGGCGACGAAGCGGCCGGACTCGGGCGGTGGTGGCTCGACCGGGCCGGCGGACGGATTGCGCTGTCGGCCATCGCGGCCCGATTCTTCGGCACCGAACGCCAGCCAACACCCGACGTCTGCCTGGCGCAGATCGAAACGGAAGACCGGCACGCCGTGCGCGTCATGCTCGACCATGTCGAGGCCGGCGGTAACGACGCCGAATGCGAGTTCCGCGTCCGCACGGACGGGTACGGGCTGCGCTGGCTGCGCCTGCGGCAGCTCGCGGCCGCGGAGGACGGCACGGTCGCGGGCGGCATCCTCGTCGACGTGACGGCCGCCAAGCAGGCCGCCGTGCGCGAGCGTTTCAATTTCGCGCTCACGCAATACCTTGTGGGCACCGACAGCATCGACGACGCCGTCGCCGGTATCCTGCAGCTCGTGTGCGAGGAGCTGGGCTGGGAATGGGGCGCATTCTGGGCGTTCGAGGACCATGCCGGCGCCCCGGCCGGGCTGCGCTGCCGCTATGCATGGCATTCGCCGCGGCAGGCGCTGGCACCGTTCCGCCGGGCCAGCAGCCTCCTTGCAATGGCGCCCGGAGAAGGCCTCGTCGGCACCGTCTGGGCCAGCGGCGAGGCCCGCTGGATCGAGGGCGCGAGCGGCACGGCCGACCTGTTGCGCGCGGACGCCGCGCGCGCGTGCGGCCTGCAGTCGGCCTACTTCTTCCCCGTGACCTTCGTCGGGTCGGACGCCAGCCTGATGCGGCCCGGCGTCCTCGAGTTCTTCAGCGTGCAGCAGCGCCAGCCCGACGCCCAGTTGCCGGGCCTGGCCAAGTCGATCTCCGCGATGATCGCCCAGGCGATCGAGCGCATGACGCAGCAGGAGCGGATCCGCGTGCGCGCACAGACGGACGAGATGACGGGCCTGGCCAACCGCGCCCATTTCTACGACCATCTCGACCGCCTGTGCCGCGACGCGCCGGCCGGGCGGACGTTCGGGGTGCTGTTCGTCGACCTCGACCAGTTCAAGCCCATCAACGACGCCTTCGGCCACGAAGCGGGCAACGTCGTGCTGACGATGTTCGCGGAACGCCTGCGCGCGCTGGTGCCGCCCGGCTGGCGCATCGGTCGCCTGGGCGGCGACGAGTTCGCGCTGCTGTCGGCGCCCGGCGCCACGGCGGACGAGCTCGAACATGTGGCGGACGCCGTGCTGGACGCGGCGCGGCGCCGCTTCGTGTACGGCGAACACCGGCTCGCGGTGTCGGCCAGCATCGGCATCAGCACGTATCCCGAGCACGGCGTCTGCACGCGCGAACTGCTGCACGCGGCCGATGCCGCCATGTACGCCAGCAAGCGCAAGGGCCGCAACCTGGCCAGCCGCTTCGACGGCGACGGCGCGCCGGCCGACGCGGGGCACCGGATCAGCCTGCTGACCGACCTGCATTCCGCGATACGGCGCGGCGAATTCTTCCTGGAGTACCAGCCGATCTGCACCAGCGGCGACATGGAGATCGAAGCCGTCGAAGCGCTGATCCGCTGGCGCCGGCCGAACGGCGAGATCGTGCCGCCGAACGTGTTCATTCCGCTGGCGGAAGAGAGCCGCCTCATCGTCGACATCGGCCGCTGGGTCGTCCGCCAGGCCTGCCAGGATCTCGCGCGCCTGCACGCGGCCGGCCTCGAACGCGTACGCATGCACGTCAACATGGCGGCCCCCGAATTCATCGACGACGGCCTGCCGGACCGGCTGGCGGCACTGGCCGCGGCCACCGGCGTCGACCCGCGCAGCATCTGCCTTGAACTGACCGAAGGTGTCGTGATGCAGCATGCCGATAAATCGATCGCCATCATGCGCGAACTGCGCCGGCGCGGCTTCGGCATCGGCCTCGACGACTTCGGCATGGGCTATTCGTCGCTGTCGCTGCTGAAGAACCTGCCGATCGGCTCGCTCAAGATCGACCGGCTGTTCATGGCCGGCGTGCCGTACGACCGGAACGATTGCGCGATCGTGCGCTCGATCCTCGACCTTGGCCGGCACATGAAGCTGACCGTGGTCGCGGAAGGCGTCGAGACCGACGCCCAGCTGGGCTACCTGCGCCAGTTCGGCTGCCCCCTCGTGCAGGGCTGGCTGCCCGGCCGGCCCGTGCCCCTGGAGCGCCTGCTTGCACTGGCCCCATTCCAACCGCAGCGAGGACCGTATGAACATGCATGA